Proteins co-encoded in one Longimicrobium terrae genomic window:
- a CDS encoding DUF2939 domain-containing protein yields the protein MRRRGTLFPFLALVACAVAAWLYCTPYLAIRAVQRAAESGDTQRLSQLVDFPALRTSLKENVRSAVSNQMAGRAGSRIGALTGFAAGALASPVVDAALTPSGIAALTQGTAPGSRRTRDEDDEPLRANLDIDRGYAGANRFEVRYRDRDSGAERLALILHRDGLGWKLASVRLPGADVEQ from the coding sequence GCTGTTCCCCTTTCTGGCCCTGGTCGCGTGCGCGGTTGCCGCGTGGCTGTACTGTACGCCGTACCTGGCCATCCGCGCCGTGCAGCGCGCCGCGGAGTCGGGCGACACCCAGCGGCTGAGCCAGCTGGTGGACTTCCCCGCCCTGCGCACCAGCCTGAAGGAGAACGTGCGGTCCGCGGTCTCCAATCAGATGGCCGGCCGCGCGGGATCGCGGATCGGCGCCCTGACGGGGTTCGCGGCAGGCGCGCTGGCCAGCCCGGTGGTGGACGCGGCGCTCACCCCATCCGGCATCGCCGCGCTGACGCAGGGCACCGCGCCCGGAAGCCGCCGCACGCGCGACGAGGATGACGAGCCGCTGCGCGCCAACCTGGACATCGACCGGGGCTACGCGGGCGCCAACCGCTTCGAGGTGCGCTACCGGGACCGCGATTCCGGCGCGGAGCGGCTCGCGCTCATCCTGCACCGCGACGGCCTGGGCTGGAAGCTGGCCAGCGTCCGCCTCCCCGGCGCCGACGTCGAGCAGTAG